The following is a genomic window from Rhodospirillaceae bacterium.
AGTGATGAGATAGAGCCCATACGTTCAATTTACAACATACAAACTTTGATATCGAGTACATGCCTTATCCGTGAGACTCGGAACGGTTAGGTGTGCAAAGCCAGATACAGACTCACCAAAGCTGCCAATGAAAAACGCAACGCGTTACTTCAGCTTTGAAGCCAGCATTGACACCATGACAGTGTCCTCAGGAAGTTTTTCTCTCGCTGAGATGGAAAGAAGCGTACACGCACCAGGTGCATTGGTGCTGCTGGGTTTTGGGCTTCTCGGTTTAAGAATTAAACGCCGGACCCCATAAGGAAAACTATTGCAGTAGTTGAATTGAACCCTGCCCTGAGATACCGGAGTGGGGTTTTTCTTTGTCTAATGCTCAGTTGGCATGTCCGCTTTTGGCTAAAAGCAGACATACCGGCACGGTTAAATAATGTCCGCTGTTGGACGGTTAGCGGATTTTGAAAAACCTAGTTAACCAACGAATCAGACAAGCTCATTTATCAGATACGAGGATTGTGGCGAGTTGCATTTGTGAATTCAGTGCAGATTAATCAAAAATATTTTTCATCACATCCAACTGCTTCCGCAGTGCTTCCGCAAGCGAAAAGTTGTGCGGTGCAGAAATTCAACGCATCGATAAGTAATTGATTTTATTGGGGAATTTGGTGGAGCCGAGCGGGATCGAACCGCTGACCTCGACGTTGCGAACGTCGCGCTCTCCCAACTGAGCTACGGCCCCCCAGGGAACGGCGCGGATACTGTGCGGAGCCGCCCGTGAAGTCAAGTGAAGTCAAGCGTCACGGCGCAGCAGGCGGTACTGTGTTTTTCAGACTGCGAGGTTTGATCCATAACGCATGTCCTTTGCCGCAGGATACACTTGTATGACCGGGTTCTGCTCACTAGGTTAGCGCTTCACATCACGCCTGGATACGGCAACCTGGAGGCTCATAGGTGGCACTACTTGTTCCCATCGTTCAACTCGTTCAAATCATTATTGGCCTTTACTGGTACGTGGTTGTCGCCGCCGTCATTATGAGTTGGCTGGTCAACTTTGGCGTCATCAACACTCACAATCAGATTGTGAATATGATTTGGTCGGCGCTGACCCAGCTGACAGAACCAGTGTTTCGCAAGGTCAGGCAGTACGTGCCCATCATGGGCGGCTTGGACCTCTCCCCCATCATTGTTTTGCTGGGCATTTGGTTGGCGCAGAGTTACATCGGCATGTTGATTCGCTGGATGATGACGCAATAGCCGTCTCACTGGTGCGCACCGCCAATCACTGGAGTTTTTTATGAGCACAGCACGCCTCATTGACGGCAAATCCACCGCAGCAGGTCTGCGCGACTGGATTGGCAATCAGGTTGTTGAGCTCAAAACTCAGCACAATCTCACACCGGGTCTGGCGGTTGTTTTGGTTGGGCAAGATCCCGCCAGTCAGGTGTATGTGCGCAGCAAACGCAAAACGGCGGTCAAGCTGGGCATGGAGTCTTATGAGCACACTCTGCCGGCAGATGTTGATCAGGCGACGCTATTATCGCTGGTCCAGAAGCTCAACGCAGATCCCAAGGTCAACGGCATTTTGGTCCAACTTCCTTTACCCGGGCATCTTGATGACAAGCCCATCATTCAGGCCATCGATCCGCTCAAAGATGTCGATGGCCTGCACCCGGAAAATGCCGGCCGCCTCATGGCTGGTGAGGTGGGTATGGTGTCGTGTACGCCGCTCGGTTGTCAGCTGTTGCTGCACCAGCAGATCGGCGATCTGAGTGGCAAGGATGCCATCGTCATTGGCCGGTCTCTGTTGTTTGGCAAACCCATGGGCCAGCTTCTGTTGACCGATAACTGCACCGTCACCATGGCCCATTCGCGCACCAAAGATTTAGCGGCCCATTGCCGGCGTGCCGATATTCTTATTGCGGCGGTCGGTCGTCCGGAAATGGTCAAGGCAGATTGGGTCAAGCCCGGCGCCGTAGTCATTGATGTCGGCATCAATCGGCTGCCGGGTGACGGCGACAAAGATCGTCTTGTGGGCGATGTTGATTTCAAAGCTGTGTCAGAGGTGGCCTCCGCCATTACGCCAGTGCCCGGCGGCGTCGGCCCTATGACCATCGTATGCCTGATGTTTAATGCCTTGCGCGCCACGCGTTTGCAAAATGGCCTGGATGATCTGCAGTTGCCGGCCAACATTTGAGACGAGATTAATTAAACATAGAAAAATCTGGCGCGCGCTTTTCAAAAAAGGCGGCAATGGCCTCTTTCACTTCGTCACTGTCCAGTTGCTGTCCGAACACAGCCGCTTCCGCATCAATGCGGTTGTGAATGGCAGCGTCACTGCTGTTCATCAAGGCTTTGGTTTTACGCAACGCCGCCGGCGGTTTTGTGGCCAATTTTGCCGCCGCGGCCTGCGCTGTTTTCAGCAAATCATCTGCGGCGCAGATGGCGTTCAGCAATCCAATGTCCTGTGCGGTTTTTGCATCAAAGGGCTCACCAAACATCAACAACTCCGACGCGCGGGCGCGGCCAGCCAGAGCAGGTAGCACCAGGCTCGATCCCAGTTCCGGCACCAAACCCAGGTTGACAAACGGCATCTGAAAGCGGGCGGTCTCGGCGGCATACACCAAGTCACAGTGTAGCAGCAGCGTCGTGCCAATGCCAATGGCCAGGCCATTCACCGCGGCCACAATGGGGGTCTTCGCGCCCGCGATCGCATGCATAAACTTGAACACGGGACTGGCTGAATCCGTCGGTGGATTCTCAAGAAAATCCTTGAGGTCATTCCCCGCTGTAAAGCTGTCTGCGGTGCCAGTGATCAAAATCACCCGCGCTGTGGAGTCTGCATCTGCACCCATAATAGCGTCAGCAAGTGCCGCATACATCGCCACCGTCAGGGCATTCTTTTTTTCCGGCCGTGAGATGGTCAGAGTCAGCACGCCATCGCGCTGTTCAGTTTTGATGTGTTCACTCATCTCATGCGGCCTTTCTTTTATAATGTCACCCGCTAACGTAGCTATTTGTTTCGCGCTAATGCGCTCACTTGTTTCGTGCTAACGCACTTACTTGTTTCGTGCTAACGCACCGAGACGCAAACGCAACGCATTCAGTTTGATGAAGCCCTCGGCATCGTGCTGATCGTACACGTCGTCTTCTTCAAAGGTCACGTGCTCCATGCTGTATAGACTGTTGGGTGATTTCCGTCCCGCCACAATCACATTGCCTTTGTAAAGTTTCAAACGCACCGTGCCGGTGACGTACTGTTGTGTTGCATCAATCGCCGCCTGCAATGCCACCCGCTCCGGCGCAAACCAATAGCCCGTATAGATAAGCTTGGCATAACGCGGCATCAGGTCGTCTTTCAGGTGAGCCTCTTCCCGATCCAACGTAATGCTCTCCATGGCCCGGTGCGCTGTCAGCCAGATGGTGCCGCCCGGTGTTTCATAAATACCGCGCGATTTCATGCCAACGTAGCGGTTTTCCACCAGATCCAACCGGCCGATGCCATGCTTACCACCCAGTTCATTCAACTTTGCAAGTAGCGTGGCCGGAGAGAGTTTTTCGCCGTTCACGGCAACCGGATCGCCATGCGCGAACTCGACCTCAATATATTCTGGGGTGTCGGGTGCCGCTTCCGGCGAAACGGTCATGCGGAACATGTCTTCGTCAGGCTCGGTCCAGGGGTCTTCCAGCGCTTTGCCTTCATAGGAGATATGCAGCAAATTGGCGTCCATCGAATAAGGCGCTTCACCGCGTTTATCCTTTGGAATGGGAATCTGATGCTTCTCAGCGTATTCGATCAGCTTGGCCCGGCTGTTCAAATCCCATTCGCGCCAGGGTGAAATCACTTTAATGCCTGGCTCCAGGGCATAGGCGGCCAACTCAAAGCGCACCTGATCATTGCCTTTGCCTGTCGCGCCGTGAGAGATCGCCACGGCCCCGGTGTCACGGGCGATTTCCACCAGACGCTTGCCAATCAACGGCCGGGCGATGGATGTTCCCAGCAGATACACGCCTTCGTAAACCGCATTAGCCCGGAACATTGGGCACACATAGTCGCGGACAAACTCTTCTTTCAGGTCTTCAATAAAGATGTGCTGAATGCCCATCAGCTCGGCGGTCTTACGGGCCGGCTCAAGTTCTTCCCCTTGCCCGTAATCAGCGGTGAAGGTCACGACCTCACAATTCTTTTCTTCCTGCAACCAGCGCAGAATGATTGAGGTGTCTAGTCCGCCCGAATAGGCGAGAACAACTTTATCGCGGCTCATGGTCTTGTGGTCCCACATCAGAGAATTATCAGGACGGCAGGGGATATAGGGCCTGCCGATATGGCGGCGGAGTATAGGGTTCAAGCAGAGCAGGGCAAGTGGTCAATGGCGGGTTAGGGCTCACCAGCCACGCCGCCGTTGCCACTTTCACTACCATTGGCACTAACACTGGACGACAATATAAGCGAGCTGACGATGGAGTCCCCAAAAGCCGGGGCAAATCCTTGTGCAAAGTCCGTTGGCGTTGGCCAGGCGTAAAAAGAACTGTCGAACCAAGAGGGTTCATAACCGTCAGCAGTGCGCGGCGTGCCAAGGCGGTTTAAGGCCATCTCAAATTGTGTGCCCCATTCAGTCTCAACGTTCAGGGCGATGGCATAGGGCAGGTATTTTTCAAAAAGCTCCGGGGTCACATCCGGCGCGTTGTGAAAATTTAAGCGGTCTTTTTCAGCCGCCGACAGGTAAAGGCGAAAGCTCTCAATATGGTCGATCACTTTGCGGCCCAGGCGGCTGGGCGCTTTCAGCACATGGTAAAACAAGACATTGATGCCGACGATCAAGAGGATGACGCCGATGTGTGCGGGGGCAATACCGTCCAGGAACTCAAGCAATACGCCCTGAACATCGCCCATTACGACTCCAGCCCCGATGATAAACACTGCTGTGCTCAGAGAAAAAATAATCACACCGCCTTCCCCCGTGCGCCACCCGGTCCAAATGCCCAACAGCAAGGGATACAGCCCAAACGAGATCAACGATACGGCCAGCGCGAACACGCCCATACCTGCACCAGCATCACTGACGGCCACCATTCCAGCTAAGGCCAGGGCTGATAAGGCCGTACCGATGCTGAGTAGAGACTTGTTTTTGACAAAGTAAACGTTCTCAAAATCTTCTTTCAGGCTGCGGCGTAACGTCTTCCGGGTCTGGTCCACGATGGCGTGATTTTCAGATCGGAAGACAAACGAGTTCCAGGTGTTGTTACCGAACAGCGCTGATGCGGCGACCGTTTCCCCCGGTGATAACTGCGTCTGCTTTATACTTTGCCCGGTCCGAGTGAATTTGTATTTGTTCTCTTCAAATTCTGAAATCTTCACAAACCCCTTGGCGGCAAGATTGAGCAGGGCGGTGGCCAACCCTTTAGCATCCCATTCCATCGCCATGATGTAGCGGCAGGCCGCAGGCCCCACGCCTTCCGGCGGCGCGCAGTGGACGAGAAGACTGCGGTTGCGAGACGTCCAGTGGCAGGAGAACCAGACACCTCCATAATAGGTCAGAACCAACCCAAGTCCGGCCAAGCCAACCCAGACAACGGTGTCAGCTGTCACTTTCGTTCACACTAAGAGGAGTGTTGAGACGGTGGGTGAGGCGCTGCACGCGGCTGTGTCCCTTGCGCTTCTTTCTCAGCCCACATCTTTTCGGCCTGTTCCCGGCGTTCCCGCGCACTCAGTTTTTCCGAGTCCGTTTTAAGTTGCCCGCAGGCCGCAAGAATATCCCGACCCCGCGGCGTACGCACCGGGCAGGTCAGTCCTGCGTTGGTCAGAATGCTCTGGAACGTGTTGATCGTTTTGGCATTCGAGCACTCGTAGGGTGTGCCGGGCCAGGGGTTGAACGGAATCAGATTAAACTTACACGGCACGTCTTTGACCAGCTTCACCAGCGCGCGTGCATCAGCAGGTGCGTCGTTGATGCCTTTCAACATTACATATTCAAAGGTGATGCGGCGGGCATTAGAAGCGCCAGGATAATCGCGGCAGGCGGCCATCAGATCTTTCAGCGGATACTTCTTGTTGATCGGCATGATCTCAGACCGGGTCTCGTCATTTGCGGCATGCAAAGAGATCGCCAGATTCACGCGCAGTTCCTCACCGCAGCGTTTAATGCCGGGGACCACGCCAGACGTTGACAGCGTAATCCGGCGGCGTCCCAGCGCCAAACCATCGCTGGCCATCACCGTTTGCATGGCGCTTTTCACGGCATCGAAATTGTACAATGGTTCACCCATGCCCATCAAAACGATGTTTGACAGCAGCTTTGCTTCTTCAGTTGGGGTCGGCCATTCGTTTAAGGCGTCCCTGGCAATCATCACCTGACCGACAATTTCGGCGGGTGTCAGGTTGCGCACCAGGCGCTGGGTGCCGGTGTGACAAAACCGGCAGGTGAGCGTGCAGCCCACTTGCGACGAGATGCACAGGGTGCCGCGATCTTCTTCCGGAATGAACACCGCTTCGGCCTTCTGGCCATCCACAAACGCGTGGAGCCATTTGCGCGTGCCATCTTCTGATAGTTGCTCCTGGGCGATTCTGGGCCGGTCCAGCGTGAATTTCTCAAGCAAAACCGTTCTGAAGGCTTTGGAAACATCGGTCATATCTTCGAAACGGCGGGCACCACGGTTATAAATCCAATGAAACAACTGGGTCCCGCGATAGGGCTTTTCCCCAAGGTTTTCAGCCAGGGCCGTGAGTTCAGCCTTATCTAAACCCACAAGAGAGCTGCGGGTGTCCTGAAATTGACCCCGGGATTCTGCCCCAATTGGCGCATGCGAAGCTGTGTGGTGAAGCGTATCGTCAGGCATAGGCCCTCATTACGCTGAAATGGTTGAATCGCAAAGGGTTCTTGTCTCCTAACGGGCACAACGCTAGAAAGGTAATCTGGCCCCGTTTCCGGGGGACTTCAGGTAACATGCTCCATGATCTGGGGTGAGGAGACATCTGCGCGGTTTTGAACTGTGCGTGATCACCGAGACTGAAATTTGGAAACGCGGAGCTACGGCGAAAGGGAGAGGGATATAATGATGTTACGTTCGATCATGCTGGCAACGGCTGCACTGGGTCTGGCAGCATGTGGTGCCAATTACGATGTGCCTGGCGCACGCTCTCTGCCCAACCGCGGCGATGACTTTCACCGCGCCTTGCAGAACGATTATGCAGACCTCGCTCAATCTGAGCGCGCGGAAGCCGACTGGGGGGATACCAAAACCTTTGTTCAGCGGGCACGACGCGCCGCCGCCGGCGAGACGTTTATGCCGGAAGCTCTGTCGAACCGCTCAATTCCCAGCCATGCCAGCAACACACTCAGTGAGGCGCGTTCACGTCTCATGACGGTCCTGACCGATCAAACACGGGCCGATATGCCGGTTATGGCGGCCATGGCGCAATCAGCGTTCGACTGCTGGATGCAAGAACAGGAAGAAGATCGCCAGCCGGCAGATATCGCGGCGTGCCGGTCCAGCTTCAACACGGCCATGCGCGCGCTCGAAGCCGCCAAGCCTGCGGCCGTGGCTGAAAAAGCCCCCATGCCTGATCCGGCGATGCCCGAGCAGTTCCAGATTTTCTTCGACTTTGATTCTTCTAATTTGAATGCCGACGCCCGCGCCGTGGTCAGTCAGATTTCTGAAGCCCACGAAAAATATAATCCCGCAACGGTCTTAGTGATTGGTCATACGGACTCTGCGGGCTCAAGCGATTACAACATCATGTTGTCACAGCGCCGCGCCGAGACGGTCTACAATGCTTTGGCTGACGAAGGCATTGATCAAAGTGAGATGCGGGTTGAAGCCTACGGCGAAGAACGGCCGCGTGCGCCGCGTCCCGATGGCACGCGCGAGCAAGACAACCGCCGCGTCGACATTATTTTTGAAAAGTAGGTCCCGCTAAAGCGCCTCTGTGTTTTATGTGCGCGCAGAACCTTGCGTAGAAGCGTGCGCGGAACACAGAGAGCAGTGCGGATCGGGGTTCACTTTGACGATGCGGGTGGATACGTC
Proteins encoded in this region:
- a CDS encoding YggT family protein; its protein translation is MALLVPIVQLVQIIIGLYWYVVVAAVIMSWLVNFGVINTHNQIVNMIWSALTQLTEPVFRKVRQYVPIMGGLDLSPIIVLLGIWLAQSYIGMLIRWMMTQ
- the folD gene encoding bifunctional methylenetetrahydrofolate dehydrogenase/methenyltetrahydrofolate cyclohydrolase FolD — encoded protein: MSTARLIDGKSTAAGLRDWIGNQVVELKTQHNLTPGLAVVLVGQDPASQVYVRSKRKTAVKLGMESYEHTLPADVDQATLLSLVQKLNADPKVNGILVQLPLPGHLDDKPIIQAIDPLKDVDGLHPENAGRLMAGEVGMVSCTPLGCQLLLHQQIGDLSGKDAIVIGRSLLFGKPMGQLLLTDNCTVTMAHSRTKDLAAHCRRADILIAAVGRPEMVKADWVKPGAVVIDVGINRLPGDGDKDRLVGDVDFKAVSEVASAITPVPGGVGPMTIVCLMFNALRATRLQNGLDDLQLPANI
- a CDS encoding enoyl-CoA hydratase encodes the protein MSEHIKTEQRDGVLTLTISRPEKKNALTVAMYAALADAIMGADADSTARVILITGTADSFTAGNDLKDFLENPPTDSASPVFKFMHAIAGAKTPIVAAVNGLAIGIGTTLLLHCDLVYAAETARFQMPFVNLGLVPELGSSLVLPALAGRARASELLMFGEPFDAKTAQDIGLLNAICAADDLLKTAQAAAAKLATKPPAALRKTKALMNSSDAAIHNRIDAEAAVFGQQLDSDEVKEAIAAFFEKRAPDFSMFN
- a CDS encoding argininosuccinate synthase translates to MSRDKVVLAYSGGLDTSIILRWLQEEKNCEVVTFTADYGQGEELEPARKTAELMGIQHIFIEDLKEEFVRDYVCPMFRANAVYEGVYLLGTSIARPLIGKRLVEIARDTGAVAISHGATGKGNDQVRFELAAYALEPGIKVISPWREWDLNSRAKLIEYAEKHQIPIPKDKRGEAPYSMDANLLHISYEGKALEDPWTEPDEDMFRMTVSPEAAPDTPEYIEVEFAHGDPVAVNGEKLSPATLLAKLNELGGKHGIGRLDLVENRYVGMKSRGIYETPGGTIWLTAHRAMESITLDREEAHLKDDLMPRYAKLIYTGYWFAPERVALQAAIDATQQYVTGTVRLKLYKGNVIVAGRKSPNSLYSMEHVTFEEDDVYDQHDAEGFIKLNALRLRLGALARNK
- a CDS encoding DUF2207 domain-containing protein gives rise to the protein MTADTVVWVGLAGLGLVLTYYGGVWFSCHWTSRNRSLLVHCAPPEGVGPAACRYIMAMEWDAKGLATALLNLAAKGFVKISEFEENKYKFTRTGQSIKQTQLSPGETVAASALFGNNTWNSFVFRSENHAIVDQTRKTLRRSLKEDFENVYFVKNKSLLSIGTALSALALAGMVAVSDAGAGMGVFALAVSLISFGLYPLLLGIWTGWRTGEGGVIIFSLSTAVFIIGAGVVMGDVQGVLLEFLDGIAPAHIGVILLIVGINVLFYHVLKAPSRLGRKVIDHIESFRLYLSAAEKDRLNFHNAPDVTPELFEKYLPYAIALNVETEWGTQFEMALNRLGTPRTADGYEPSWFDSSFYAWPTPTDFAQGFAPAFGDSIVSSLILSSSVSANGSESGNGGVAGEP
- the rlmN gene encoding 23S rRNA (adenine(2503)-C(2))-methyltransferase RlmN — its product is MPDDTLHHTASHAPIGAESRGQFQDTRSSLVGLDKAELTALAENLGEKPYRGTQLFHWIYNRGARRFEDMTDVSKAFRTVLLEKFTLDRPRIAQEQLSEDGTRKWLHAFVDGQKAEAVFIPEEDRGTLCISSQVGCTLTCRFCHTGTQRLVRNLTPAEIVGQVMIARDALNEWPTPTEEAKLLSNIVLMGMGEPLYNFDAVKSAMQTVMASDGLALGRRRITLSTSGVVPGIKRCGEELRVNLAISLHAANDETRSEIMPINKKYPLKDLMAACRDYPGASNARRITFEYVMLKGINDAPADARALVKLVKDVPCKFNLIPFNPWPGTPYECSNAKTINTFQSILTNAGLTCPVRTPRGRDILAACGQLKTDSEKLSARERREQAEKMWAEKEAQGTQPRAAPHPPSQHSS
- a CDS encoding OmpA family protein, translating into MMLRSIMLATAALGLAACGANYDVPGARSLPNRGDDFHRALQNDYADLAQSERAEADWGDTKTFVQRARRAAAGETFMPEALSNRSIPSHASNTLSEARSRLMTVLTDQTRADMPVMAAMAQSAFDCWMQEQEEDRQPADIAACRSSFNTAMRALEAAKPAAVAEKAPMPDPAMPEQFQIFFDFDSSNLNADARAVVSQISEAHEKYNPATVLVIGHTDSAGSSDYNIMLSQRRAETVYNALADEGIDQSEMRVEAYGEERPRAPRPDGTREQDNRRVDIIFEK